AACCCGGTCGATACCTAATTCGTTTAGCATAATGCTACCAGCACCTTAACCACCTGAGAAAGCAGGGCGGGATCAAAGCCGGGTTTTACTTCGATGCAGGTCTTGCCTATCCTGACCAACAAGGAGTTGCCCTGAACACCAGAAGATGGCTCCCTTATTTCTACCGGCAGCCACCGATTTGAGTTTCCCGGGGAAACTACGTCCTGGTTCTTATACTTCCGCAGCCAGTACCATAATTGTTTAGGGTTAACGTCTTCATGGGTAGCGCACCATTCTCTGACGCTTTGCCCGCTCTTCTTGTATTCGGCTATCCGGGTTTCCCAT
This Moorella sp. E308F DNA region includes the following protein-coding sequences:
- the tnpA gene encoding IS66 family insertion sequence element accessory protein TnpA, producing the protein MTKAERQALWETRIAEYKKSGQSVREWCATHEDVNPKQLWYWLRKYKNQDVVSPGNSNRWLPVEIREPSSGVQGNSLLVRIGKTCIEVKPGFDPALLSQVVKVLVALC